Proteins from a genomic interval of bacterium:
- a CDS encoding FliG C-terminal domain-containing protein, giving the protein MADLQDLSERQQAFLLVSALVEGEKAPALLAAVDESRSRGLGAVLENLLQQPKRNRDDEIHRHLARLGAEGKVNLWLHADGGWVVEALRNESALVWALVFRELPRAKIGRVLSELPKEMRKTIKAMAHHVPAKPIWAMIKRRIESRFPAVPREVWDHLGEFENFRQLNVDQFYQLMRELGISEMAIAFSQVDRAATRAILHRLGVDEAKELRSRIKRGGNYSKDQMREAQMNILSLEGDKVKTDELTLEIGFGVFSRAFGKEHEPFAPIFIYKLSPRYGYVLKRYLDLNIPRNNPEKARRVREHIANSLERIRPQFG; this is encoded by the coding sequence ATGGCCGATCTCCAAGACTTAAGCGAACGTCAGCAAGCCTTTCTCCTCGTCTCCGCTCTCGTTGAAGGCGAGAAGGCTCCGGCCTTGCTCGCCGCCGTCGACGAGTCCAGAAGCCGCGGTCTTGGCGCCGTCCTCGAAAACCTGCTCCAGCAGCCGAAGCGCAACCGCGACGATGAGATCCATCGCCACCTCGCTCGGCTTGGCGCCGAAGGCAAGGTCAACCTCTGGCTCCATGCCGATGGCGGTTGGGTGGTGGAAGCTTTGCGCAACGAGTCGGCCCTCGTCTGGGCCCTGGTGTTCCGGGAGCTGCCCCGCGCCAAGATCGGCCGGGTGCTTTCGGAGCTGCCCAAGGAGATGCGCAAGACGATCAAGGCGATGGCTCATCACGTTCCGGCCAAGCCGATTTGGGCGATGATCAAGCGGAGGATCGAAAGCCGTTTCCCGGCGGTGCCGCGGGAGGTCTGGGATCACTTGGGCGAGTTCGAGAATTTTCGCCAGCTCAACGTCGACCAGTTCTACCAGCTCATGCGGGAGCTCGGGATCAGCGAGATGGCCATCGCCTTCAGCCAAGTCGACCGCGCCGCGACTCGGGCCATCTTGCATCGTTTGGGCGTGGACGAGGCCAAGGAGCTGCGCAGCCGCATCAAGCGGGGCGGGAATTATTCCAAGGATCAGATGCGCGAGGCCCAGATGAACATCCTCTCGCTGGAGGGCGACAAGGTGAAGACCGACGAGCTCACTCTCGAGATCGGCTTCGGGGTCTTCAGCCGGGCCTTCGGCAAGGAACATGAGCCCTTCGCCCCCATTTTCATCTACAAGCTGTCCCCCCGTTACGGTTATGTGCTGAAGCGCTACCTCGATCTGAACATTCCCCGGAACAACCCCGAAAAGGCCCGCCGGGTCCGGGAGCACATCGCCAACTCCCTCGAGCGAATTCGGCCTCAATTCGGGTGA
- a CDS encoding FliH/SctL family protein, with protein MAKILKGEDFKKRLNLQDRIESDLSSTFSGGPEIGGVIDREILDASDQAKIIISEAKAAADRIKAEAKEVLGQVQEEMEKARQQGFEQGQQEGLQQGLEMLQRVKELRQKLFDDNEREMVKLIFEIAEKIIGREFRENDKAIMNVIRLAVSDAVGEKIIVHVNPKDYEKVKKNEEELLQKVESGKTLVFREDDTVKVGGCVVETDIGTIDAQLDTQLNAIKKALAL; from the coding sequence ATGGCAAAGATTCTCAAAGGCGAAGACTTCAAAAAACGGCTCAACCTCCAGGACCGGATCGAGTCCGATCTGTCCTCCACCTTCAGCGGGGGGCCTGAAATCGGTGGTGTGATCGACCGGGAGATCCTCGACGCCAGCGATCAGGCCAAGATCATCATTTCCGAGGCCAAGGCCGCAGCCGACAGGATCAAGGCCGAAGCCAAGGAGGTCTTGGGCCAGGTTCAAGAGGAGATGGAAAAGGCCCGCCAGCAGGGCTTCGAGCAGGGCCAGCAGGAAGGGCTGCAACAGGGCCTGGAAATGTTGCAGCGCGTCAAGGAATTGCGCCAAAAGCTCTTCGATGACAATGAGCGGGAGATGGTCAAGCTGATCTTCGAGATCGCTGAAAAGATCATCGGCCGCGAGTTCCGGGAGAACGACAAGGCCATCATGAACGTCATCCGATTGGCGGTCAGCGACGCGGTCGGAGAGAAAATCATCGTCCACGTCAACCCCAAAGACTATGAAAAGGTTAAGAAAAACGAAGAAGAGCTGCTCCAAAAAGTGGAGTCCGGCAAAACTTTGGTGTTCCGGGAAGACGATACCGTAAAGGTGGGGGGCTGCGTGGTGGAAACCGACATCGGCACCATCGACGCTCAATTGGACACTCAGCTCAACGCGATCAAGAAGGCGTTGGCTTTGTAG
- a CDS encoding PEGA domain-containing protein has product MKGPYKSGAEENTFIKAYDDIERTSKGPMRGPEAYPLLEIVQGPKQGAWFTVAYQKELTLGRASTNSIMLEDNSVSRSHAVLQSTGHGFTVRDIGSRNGTFLNNKKIQGEMPVKHMDTIKVGIYTLRFLEEPSDEPFEGEAKEEHTPHTESPAAPGPDASAAELLADLPEPEPEPEPIVPMGLEIEQPEERIIPQEQAVVPQAAAPMVPVPPAATAAAKPPSKAARNLLILLVIFGILGGGGYLAYRSGALDKLKASLGGGKTKVSEKPKATTPAAPSGEKPKVLTPPAEAPAGQTLPVFIEADAKPVPAKVFYKEKELGTTPFKVSVQVPVGQPQELTAEYFLDGIGEKWTEKLSFQVQKQDEVVPANFQAKLGQLKVKALPKNGELYLEGKFPPGATQAKPLKINNLSFETPVYLPYGSYVAEVRMPETLEGSTSTVNSVKYRREFEMSAAAAEFNLEASDEAIKSFPAQINTNPPGAEVLVDGKKMGDTPFAGQLPTGRHKLTIRKEGFNDFEKELTIELNTPYTANFNLATSPAGEFINKGRQLLKAGQYNEAVSNLAEALKRNPEPTELAQVHMLLGQAFLKTQTYDQALAYFQKAKEAPEYEKQADLGAAEAHAGLGQNDQALVKLINIVLNTKDEKIKSDAESLYHKISPMKSVLYVATDPAGAALSINGNPIGQATPVILSDLLVGSYRVNVQKDGFKPYETRVQVPLSAIKPLIVKLQPAQ; this is encoded by the coding sequence ATGAAGGGTCCTTATAAAAGCGGCGCTGAAGAGAACACTTTCATCAAGGCCTATGACGACATCGAGCGCACGTCGAAAGGACCCATGCGAGGTCCTGAGGCCTATCCCCTGTTGGAAATCGTTCAGGGGCCCAAGCAGGGTGCCTGGTTCACCGTCGCCTATCAAAAAGAGCTGACTCTCGGCCGAGCTTCCACCAATAGCATCATGCTGGAGGACAATAGCGTCTCCCGCTCCCACGCCGTTTTGCAATCGACCGGCCATGGCTTCACGGTGCGCGACATCGGCTCGCGCAACGGAACCTTCCTCAACAATAAAAAGATTCAAGGCGAGATGCCGGTCAAGCACATGGATACGATCAAGGTGGGCATCTACACTTTGCGTTTCCTGGAGGAGCCCTCCGACGAGCCCTTCGAAGGCGAGGCCAAGGAAGAGCATACGCCGCATACCGAGTCCCCGGCGGCGCCGGGCCCCGACGCTTCGGCCGCCGAATTGCTGGCCGACCTGCCGGAGCCGGAGCCCGAACCGGAGCCGATCGTGCCGATGGGTCTCGAGATCGAGCAGCCCGAGGAGCGAATCATCCCGCAAGAACAGGCCGTCGTTCCGCAAGCCGCGGCGCCGATGGTGCCGGTTCCTCCGGCCGCGACCGCCGCCGCCAAGCCGCCTTCCAAGGCCGCGCGCAATCTTCTTATTCTGTTGGTGATCTTCGGCATCCTGGGCGGGGGCGGATATCTGGCCTACCGGTCGGGCGCCCTGGACAAGCTCAAAGCTTCGCTGGGCGGAGGCAAGACCAAGGTGTCCGAGAAGCCCAAGGCCACCACTCCGGCCGCTCCCAGCGGCGAGAAGCCCAAGGTCCTGACGCCGCCGGCCGAAGCTCCGGCCGGCCAAACCCTGCCGGTCTTCATCGAGGCCGACGCCAAGCCGGTGCCGGCCAAGGTTTTCTATAAAGAGAAAGAGCTGGGCACCACGCCTTTCAAGGTCAGCGTCCAAGTTCCGGTGGGTCAGCCCCAAGAGTTGACCGCCGAGTACTTCCTCGACGGCATCGGCGAGAAGTGGACCGAGAAGCTGAGCTTCCAGGTCCAGAAGCAGGACGAAGTCGTCCCGGCCAACTTCCAAGCCAAGCTCGGCCAATTGAAGGTGAAGGCCCTGCCGAAGAACGGCGAGCTTTATCTCGAGGGCAAATTCCCGCCCGGCGCCACCCAGGCCAAGCCCTTGAAGATCAACAACCTGTCCTTCGAGACGCCGGTTTATTTGCCTTACGGCAGCTATGTGGCCGAGGTTCGGATGCCGGAAACGCTCGAAGGCAGCACCTCGACCGTCAATTCGGTGAAATACCGCCGCGAGTTCGAGATGAGCGCCGCCGCCGCCGAATTCAATCTCGAGGCCAGCGACGAGGCGATCAAGTCCTTCCCGGCTCAGATCAACACCAATCCGCCGGGCGCCGAGGTCTTGGTGGACGGCAAGAAGATGGGCGACACGCCCTTCGCCGGCCAGCTCCCGACCGGCCGGCATAAGCTGACGATCCGCAAGGAAGGCTTCAACGACTTCGAGAAAGAGCTGACCATCGAGCTCAACACGCCTTACACCGCCAACTTCAATTTGGCGACCAGCCCGGCCGGCGAGTTCATCAACAAGGGCCGCCAGCTGCTGAAGGCCGGTCAATACAACGAGGCGGTGTCCAATCTGGCCGAGGCCCTGAAGCGCAATCCGGAGCCGACCGAATTGGCCCAGGTTCACATGCTGCTGGGCCAAGCCTTCCTTAAGACTCAGACCTACGATCAAGCCCTGGCTTATTTCCAAAAGGCCAAGGAAGCGCCGGAATACGAAAAGCAAGCCGACTTGGGCGCGGCCGAGGCTCATGCCGGCCTGGGTCAGAACGACCAGGCCTTGGTCAAGCTGATCAACATCGTGCTCAACACCAAGGACGAGAAGATCAAGAGCGACGCCGAGAGCCTCTATCACAAGATCTCGCCGATGAAATCGGTGCTCTACGTGGCGACCGATCCGGCTGGCGCAGCGCTCAGCATCAATGGCAATCCCATCGGCCAGGCGACGCCGGTGATTCTATCGGACCTTTTGGTCGGCTCTTACCGGGTCAACGTCCAAAAAGACGGTTTCAAGCCCTATGAAACCCGTGTTCAGGTTCCGCTCTCGGCCATCAAGCCTTTGATCGTCAAGCTGCAGCCGGCCCAGTAG
- the sctN gene encoding type III secretion system ATPase SctN, producing MEAAQAVDLGFDDGFELPVIDLHKYYRAVTSLSTYRIKGKVTELTGLVVKAVVPGVRVGELCYIQTFNARALPIKAEVVGFKDKEVLLMPLGDLEGIGPGNDVIPTGGCLKVRVGDGLLGRVLDGLGDPIDAETHGPLSYDTEYPVMAPPPDPLTRKRISKPISVGIRCIDSVLTVGEGQRVGIFAAAGVGKSTTMGMLARNCDSDVNVICLVGERGRELRDFLEKDLGEAGMARSVVVVSTSDQPSLVRSKAAYVATAIAEYFRDQGRTVLLMMDSVTRFARALREIGLAIGEPPARQGFTPSVFSTLPKLLERTGNSATGSITAFYTVLVEGDDMTEPVADEVRSILDGHIVLSRALAARGHYPAVDVSESVSRVMSSIVDEEHEQAARKLREVVANYEKERDLILIGAYEAGSDPNVDYAIEKIEDVNNFLKQHVMDKIHLSESVDELKNIFM from the coding sequence ATGGAAGCGGCACAAGCGGTGGATCTCGGCTTCGACGATGGCTTCGAGCTGCCGGTGATCGACCTTCACAAGTACTACCGCGCGGTCACTTCGCTCTCGACCTACCGGATCAAGGGCAAGGTGACCGAGCTCACCGGACTGGTCGTCAAGGCGGTGGTTCCCGGCGTCCGCGTCGGCGAGCTCTGCTATATCCAGACCTTCAATGCCCGGGCACTCCCGATCAAAGCCGAGGTGGTCGGCTTCAAGGACAAGGAAGTCTTGCTCATGCCGCTGGGCGATCTCGAGGGCATCGGGCCGGGCAATGACGTCATTCCGACCGGCGGCTGCCTCAAGGTTCGGGTCGGCGATGGCCTGCTGGGGCGCGTCTTGGACGGCTTGGGCGATCCGATCGACGCCGAGACCCATGGGCCCTTGAGCTACGATACCGAATATCCGGTCATGGCGCCGCCGCCCGATCCGCTGACCCGCAAGCGCATCTCCAAACCGATCTCGGTCGGCATCCGCTGCATCGACTCGGTGCTGACCGTCGGGGAGGGCCAGCGCGTCGGCATCTTCGCCGCCGCCGGCGTCGGGAAATCCACGACGATGGGGATGCTGGCGCGGAACTGCGACTCCGACGTCAACGTGATCTGCCTGGTCGGCGAGCGCGGAAGAGAGCTTCGCGATTTTTTGGAGAAGGACTTGGGCGAAGCCGGGATGGCCCGCTCGGTGGTCGTGGTTTCGACCTCGGACCAGCCTTCCTTGGTCCGCTCCAAGGCGGCCTATGTCGCCACCGCGATTGCCGAGTACTTCCGCGACCAGGGCCGCACCGTGCTCCTGATGATGGACTCGGTCACCCGCTTCGCGCGGGCCTTGCGTGAGATCGGCCTGGCCATCGGCGAGCCGCCGGCCAGACAGGGTTTCACGCCTTCGGTGTTCTCGACACTGCCCAAGCTCTTGGAGCGCACCGGCAACTCGGCCACCGGTTCGATCACCGCATTTTACACCGTTCTGGTCGAGGGCGACGACATGACCGAGCCGGTGGCCGACGAGGTCCGGTCGATCTTGGACGGCCACATTGTGCTGTCGCGGGCTCTGGCCGCCCGGGGCCATTATCCGGCGGTGGACGTCTCCGAGAGCGTGAGCCGCGTCATGAGCTCGATCGTCGATGAAGAGCACGAGCAGGCGGCGCGAAAGCTTCGCGAGGTCGTGGCCAACTACGAGAAAGAGCGCGACCTCATCCTGATCGGCGCCTACGAGGCCGGCTCCGACCCCAACGTCGACTACGCGATCGAAAAGATCGAGGATGTGAACAACTTCCTCAAGCAACATGTCATGGACAAGATCCACCTCTCGGAATCGGTGGATGAGTTGAAGAATATTTTCATGTGA
- a CDS encoding FliM/FliN family flagellar motor switch protein — protein sequence MAKRPDPNIEVEEFNAELDPFAEGAGVEEGTPGLEGAGDPFDFNPNPGSPPPKAPQPSGGFGAPPAAPAAGGKVDRRGAGLTADVPVQLVAVLGKKAISIKEILSLKKGQVLELNRFPNEAVDLVANGKLMAKGELVEIDGKLGVRIIKIFE from the coding sequence ATGGCGAAGAGACCCGATCCCAACATTGAAGTTGAAGAGTTCAATGCCGAGCTCGACCCCTTCGCCGAAGGGGCGGGTGTCGAAGAAGGCACGCCGGGCTTGGAAGGCGCCGGGGATCCCTTCGACTTCAATCCCAATCCCGGCTCGCCTCCGCCCAAGGCTCCCCAGCCCTCGGGCGGTTTTGGCGCTCCGCCGGCGGCTCCCGCGGCCGGCGGCAAGGTCGATCGCCGCGGCGCCGGGCTCACCGCCGACGTGCCGGTGCAATTGGTCGCGGTCCTCGGCAAGAAGGCCATTTCGATCAAAGAAATTCTTTCGCTCAAAAAGGGCCAGGTCCTGGAGCTCAACCGCTTTCCCAATGAAGCCGTCGACTTGGTCGCCAACGGCAAGCTGATGGCCAAGGGCGAGCTGGTCGAAATCGACGGGAAGCTCGGGGTCCGGATCATCAAGATCTTCGAATGA
- a CDS encoding flagellar biosynthetic protein FliO, which translates to MIFSSLIAAAMTPTPTPWGATPDVAALGAGSVDFTWLFLKMIFAMIAVIALAIVILRYVVPKLGLHRGGSGRTDLRIVDRIPLDSRKSLYVLEVEGRRLLVGASDNHLGLVADLGDAQTKDEDDDEEA; encoded by the coding sequence ATGATCTTCTCAAGCCTTATCGCGGCCGCCATGACTCCCACGCCGACCCCTTGGGGGGCGACGCCGGATGTCGCGGCGCTTGGCGCGGGCTCGGTGGATTTCACCTGGCTCTTCCTGAAGATGATCTTCGCGATGATCGCGGTCATCGCGCTGGCCATCGTGATTTTGCGCTACGTCGTCCCGAAGCTCGGCCTGCATCGCGGAGGCTCGGGACGCACCGACCTCCGAATCGTGGACCGGATTCCGCTCGATTCGAGGAAATCGCTGTACGTGCTGGAAGTGGAGGGCCGCCGCCTGCTGGTGGGGGCCAGCGACAACCACCTCGGCTTGGTCGCCGACTTGGGCGATGCCCAAACGAAAGACGAAGACGATGATGAAGAAGCTTAA
- a CDS encoding sigma-70 family RNA polymerase sigma factor, producing the protein MSRTATQRAVKKTPVNPTPAPVATEDLRGRDSLIEQYLPYATSIANKVAQTLSNDADIEEIICNARLGLLEAAKRFDPKFNVDFKTFAYYRIKGAIYDGLRKTGWIPRSLYSKIKFEQAANEYLQTMADKSAGTKLSADEEIGELYDTVNSLASIYIISIDASEETMEIEDKKANDIEHKAEFQKVKEYMRQAIEELPEKERKLIKMYYFQNKTLEEAGQKLGLSKSWTSRLHARALGLLFKKISLIQLKSQHQHRANAAVQAQ; encoded by the coding sequence ATGAGTCGAACGGCTACTCAAAGGGCGGTTAAAAAAACTCCAGTAAATCCCACCCCGGCGCCGGTTGCCACCGAAGACCTTCGCGGCCGCGATAGCTTGATCGAACAATACCTGCCTTATGCCACTTCCATTGCCAATAAAGTGGCTCAAACCCTCAGTAATGACGCCGATATCGAAGAAATCATCTGCAACGCCCGCCTAGGCCTCCTGGAAGCCGCCAAGCGCTTCGATCCCAAGTTTAACGTCGATTTTAAGACCTTCGCCTATTACCGCATCAAGGGTGCGATCTATGACGGACTGCGTAAGACCGGCTGGATTCCCCGCTCGCTGTACTCCAAGATCAAGTTCGAGCAAGCCGCCAACGAATACCTTCAGACCATGGCCGACAAGAGCGCCGGCACCAAGCTGAGCGCCGACGAAGAGATCGGCGAGCTCTACGACACCGTCAATTCCCTGGCTTCCATCTACATCATCAGCATCGACGCCAGCGAAGAGACGATGGAAATTGAAGACAAAAAGGCCAATGATATCGAGCATAAGGCCGAGTTCCAGAAGGTGAAGGAATACATGCGGCAGGCCATCGAGGAGCTGCCCGAGAAGGAGCGCAAGCTCATCAAGATGTATTACTTCCAGAACAAGACCCTGGAAGAAGCCGGCCAAAAGCTGGGTCTTTCCAAGTCCTGGACCTCCCGACTCCACGCCCGGGCCCTCGGCCTGCTCTTCAAGAAGATCAGCCTGATCCAGCTCAAGTCCCAGCATCAGCACCGCGCCAATGCCGCGGTCCAAGCTCAGTAA
- a CDS encoding tetratricopeptide repeat protein — MIPVPSEDLRILLESGYLYLGMQRYKEAKEVFEGVVVLAPKSEVPLVALGNVHCVQGKFDQAIKTYEEALEVAPDSAFATAYLGEALFFKGQKEKAVTVLEKASKMDPSGKSGEFARSLLDLIKKGFTPVVPPKK; from the coding sequence ATGATCCCAGTACCCAGTGAGGACCTGCGCATCCTGCTCGAATCGGGTTATCTTTATCTCGGCATGCAGCGTTACAAAGAGGCCAAGGAAGTCTTCGAAGGCGTTGTCGTATTGGCGCCCAAGAGCGAGGTTCCTTTGGTGGCTTTGGGCAACGTTCACTGCGTCCAAGGCAAGTTCGACCAGGCGATCAAGACCTACGAAGAGGCCTTGGAGGTCGCCCCCGACTCCGCCTTCGCCACCGCCTATTTGGGGGAGGCCCTCTTCTTCAAGGGCCAGAAGGAAAAGGCGGTCACCGTCCTGGAAAAGGCCTCGAAGATGGACCCCAGCGGTAAGTCGGGTGAGTTCGCCCGCTCGCTGCTCGACTTGATCAAGAAGGGCTTCACTCCCGTGGTGCCGCCAAAGAAGTAG